The DNA region TAAAAGAGCCGCAAAAGGTTTAAGTTTTTACACCGCAGGTTCAGTCGGGCTTGTTGCTGTTGAGGATGTTGTTTCGGTGATGGTGGAATTAATGGACAGCACCATCAGCAACGAACGATATATTTTAGTGGCCGAAGATTGGAGCTACAAAAAATTTCTTCAAACTTTGGCAAAATCGGTAAATGCCAAACCACCTAAAAAAGAAATCAATAAAACCCTGCTGAATATCGCTTGGCGACTCGATTGGCTAACTCATAAAATAACAGGGAAACGCCGACAGCTCACCAAACAATTGGCCAAATCGTTAACCACAAAACACGATTACAGCAGCCAAAAAATAAAAGATGCTTTAGATTTTGAGTTTCAAGACATGGAAAACACTATTAATTCTGTAGGGAAACAGTATCTAAAATAGGGGCAATTAAACCTTTGCCTTCCTTTACCCTTTTTTGAAGCAATTTTTCGGTCAACGAATCCCTTTGCTTCAACTTTAAAGAATCTACAACTTTCACAACCTCCTCTATCGTATCTTTTTTAATCGCTTTCAAAGAGTCTTCCTCTCGCTTGGTTTGTGTTTTCCACTCTTCAGCCTCCTGCTCTTTTAGCTTTTCCTTCAGTTTTTCCAAACTATCGGAAACCATGGTGTAAATAGCATCATATTCCTTCACGTGAAAGGCGTAATAGTTATTGCTTTCAGCAAACTGCAAACTATCAATATTATGGCGCTTAAACACATAATCATTAACCACCACTCCGCTGTCCTGCATCGTTCTTTTGTTAATGGAACTAGCCGAAGAAATTATTTTGGCGTCAATTATGATGTTGACCATTTCCTTTTTTGAAAGGAGATTTTTGGGTTTATCGGGGGCTTTCAATCTGTTGCATGCCACAACAAAAAAAAGCAAGCCAATAACACCTATTAATTTTCTAAAAATCATCTATCGAACGTTAATCGTTTAGCCGCTTTTTCTTTGCTAAACTTTGAATTTTGATACACCAAACTACCATTTAAAAAGGTATGTGTAATTCTCGATTTAAAGGTTGTGCCCTCAAATGGCGACCATCCGCACTTGTATAAAATATTGTCTTTATTTACCGTCCATGGGTTGTTCAAATCAACCATTACCAAATCGGCATAATAGCCCTCACGAATGTAACCACGCTTTTCTACTTGGAATAAAATGGCTGGATTGTGGCACATTTTTTCAACCACTTTTTCCAAAGTTATTTTTCCACGGTGATACATTTCCAGCATGGCTGGTAAAGCATGTTGTACTAATGGTCCACCCGACGGCGCACTGGTATAAACGTTATTTTTCTCCTTTATAGTATGTGGCGCATGGTCTGTAGCTATCACATCAATCCTATCATCTAAAAGGGCTTCCCATAATTGCTCACGGTCTAAAGCCTTCTTTACGGCGGGGTTCCACTTAATAAGTGTACCTTTTTTCTCGTAATCTTCATCTGAAAACCACAGGTGGTGAATACAAACTTCGGCAGTTATTTTTTTATCTTTTAAAGGAATTTTATTGCTAAACAATTCTGTTTCCTTCCCGGTTGAAAGGTGAAAAATATGCAGACGCGCCCCTGTTTTTTTGGCCAATTCAATAGCTGTTGAAGACGACAGATAACAAGCCTCTTCGCTTCTTATTTCAGGGTGATATTTAATAGGAATATCATCACCATACTTATCGTGGTATTTTTTAAAATTGCTTTTTATAGTGCCTTCATCCTCGCAATGCACCGAAATAACCATATCGGTACTTTTGAAAATCTTTTCCAACACTTCCGGATCATCAACTAACATATTGCCCGTTGAAGAGCCCAAAAACAATTTTAGTCCCGCTACTTGTCCAGATTCCAGTTTTAAAATTTCGTCTAAATTATCGTTGGTGCCACCAAACATAAACGAATAGTTGGCCGAAGATGTTTTTTCGGCTATTTTAAATTTTTCTTCAAGCTTTTCAATGGTGGTGGTTTGCGGGTTGGTATTGGGCATTTCAATAAACGAGGTTATACCTCCGGCAATCGCCGCCTTACTTTCCGTCTCGATATTTGCCTTTTGCGTTAGCCCCGGTTCCCTAAAGTGCACTTGATCGTCTATAGCTCCGGGTAAAATGTATTTACCTTCGGCATCCACCACATTTACATCTGCCGATTTCGGACTAATGGAATCGGCTATACGCTTTATAAATTCGCCCTCAATTAAAATATCGCCACTAAAAACAGTGCCTTCATTTACAATATTGGCATTCTTTATTAAAGTAGTTTTTTTCATAAAAAAAGATTCTATTTTTTAAACAAACTTTTCAATTTCATAGAAATCACTCCAAAAATGGCTTCTGAAATAATTCCTGAACTCAACTTCGATTCGCCTTTGGTTCTATCGGTAAAAATAACAGGCACTTCAGCAATTTTAAAGTTTTTAATATACGCTTTAAATTTCATTTCAATTTGAAAAGCATAACCAATAAATTTCACTTTATTAAGATCAATACTTTCCAAAACGTGCCTTTTGTAACACACAAAACCGGCTGTGGCATCATGGATTTTCATCCCAGTAATGAGGCGCACATATTTTGATGCGAAGTAGGACATGAGCACACGTGCCATGGGCCAGTTTACCACATTAACACCCTTAACATATCTGGAACCAATGGCCATATGGGCGTTTTGTTCTTTACAGGCTTCGTATAGTCTTAAAATATCGTTGGGGTTGTGCGAAAAGTCGGCATCCATTTCAAAAATGTAATCGTACGCCCGCTCTAAACTCCACTTAAAACCATGTATGTAAGCCGTACCCAAACCTGCTTTTTCCTTTCGCGTTTCCAAAAACAAACGGCTGTAAAATTCTTTTTGTAGTTCTTTTACTTTTAACCCCGTTAAATCTGGCGAATTATCGTCAACTATCAACACATCAATGTTTTCCGCCTGCGAAAGTACAGCCCTGATAATAGCTTCAATATTATCAATCTCATTATATGTTGGGATAATTACAACAATTTTGGCCATAAGTTGGTTTTAAAAAAAGCTTTAAAAGGTTTTCCGCAAATGTACGTTAATCAGTGTTTATTTTTTTTAAATATTACCTAATTATACATACCGATTTTAAAAAATATAATAATTTTACGCCATGTTACGCCATATAGTTTCAAACGAATTATTTACCATTCTTATGGTTATTGGGTTGGTGGTAGTTGCGGCCGCAAAACTAACCGCTCCAAAGCGTTTTGACGACTTTGTTTTGGTTTTGGGCAACGATAAATACCTTAAAATTTACTCTCGCGAGCAAAAATTCTTCGATAAGTTTGATGCCCTGCTCTTTACCAATTTGGTGCTTTCGGTATTGGTGTTCTGCTTTATAGGCATGCGCCATATTAAAGAACACTACCAACTTTCAATGGACGACATGTTTAAATTACTAGTAGGTATCGCGGTTTTTATTTTAATAAAAGTACTTGCCGAACGCCTTATTGGGAGCCTTTTTGAAATTGATAAATTAATTGACCAATACATTTTTCACAAAATAAGCTTTAAAAATTACCTAGGTCTTATTTTATTGCCCATAAATGCTTTATTGCTTTTTAGTTTCACACCAAATACATCATTAATTTACGGCATTATTATCTTACTGTTAATTTTAAATATTGTAGGATTAACAAGTTCTTTTAAAGAGCATCAAAGTTTAATAAAACACAACATATTTTATTTTATTTTATATCTTTGCGCTCTCGAAATTGCGCCTTATGTAATTTTATATAAGGTGTTTATCGATAAATAAAAGAAAAACTGCCCGCGCTTATGAAAGTGAAAACAATTTTAGTGTCTCAACCAGAACCAAAAGTTGAGAATTCGCCATATTTCGATTTACAGGAAAAACAACGCGTAAAAATTGATTTCAGACCATTTATCCACGTTGAAGGCGTACCCGCTAAAGAAGTAAGGCAACAAAAAGTAGATTTGAGCAAATACACGGCAATTATACTTACCAGTAGAAATGCCGTAGACCATTTTTTTAGAGTTGCTAAAGAGATGCGCTTTAAAGTACCAGATACCTTAAAGTACTTTTGCCAATCGGAAGCTGTTGCATACTACCTTCAAAAATACGTGGTATACAGAAAACGTAAAATTTATGTGGGCAAACGTACATTTGCCGAGCTTTCGCCGTTAATCAAAAAGTATAAAGACGAAAAGTTTCTGCTACCAAATACCGATAAGGTGAAGCCCGAAGTACCTAACACTTTAGATGCACTTGGTGTAGATTGGAAACAAGCTACTTTTTACAAAACGGTGGTTAGTGATTTGTCTGATTTGGAGAATGTGACCTACGATGTTTTAGTGTTCTTTAGCCCATCTGGAATTGAATCGTTATTTCAAAACTTCCCAGATTTTAAGCAAAACAACACCCGGATTGCTGTATTTGGAAACACGACCATAAAGGCTGTTGAGGAAAAAGGACTTCGAGTAGATATCGCTGCCCCAACCCCCGAAACACCATCAATGACC from Tamlana crocina includes:
- a CDS encoding DUF4296 domain-containing protein, whose translation is MIFRKLIGVIGLLFFVVACNRLKAPDKPKNLLSKKEMVNIIIDAKIISSASSINKRTMQDSGVVVNDYVFKRHNIDSLQFAESNNYYAFHVKEYDAIYTMVSDSLEKLKEKLKEQEAEEWKTQTKREEDSLKAIKKDTIEEVVKVVDSLKLKQRDSLTEKLLQKRVKEGKGLIAPILDTVSLQN
- a CDS encoding dihydroorotase encodes the protein MKKTTLIKNANIVNEGTVFSGDILIEGEFIKRIADSISPKSADVNVVDAEGKYILPGAIDDQVHFREPGLTQKANIETESKAAIAGGITSFIEMPNTNPQTTTIEKLEEKFKIAEKTSSANYSFMFGGTNDNLDEILKLESGQVAGLKLFLGSSTGNMLVDDPEVLEKIFKSTDMVISVHCEDEGTIKSNFKKYHDKYGDDIPIKYHPEIRSEEACYLSSSTAIELAKKTGARLHIFHLSTGKETELFSNKIPLKDKKITAEVCIHHLWFSDEDYEKKGTLIKWNPAVKKALDREQLWEALLDDRIDVIATDHAPHTIKEKNNVYTSAPSGGPLVQHALPAMLEMYHRGKITLEKVVEKMCHNPAILFQVEKRGYIREGYYADLVMVDLNNPWTVNKDNILYKCGWSPFEGTTFKSRITHTFLNGSLVYQNSKFSKEKAAKRLTFDR
- a CDS encoding polyprenol monophosphomannose synthase, with translation MAKIVVIIPTYNEIDNIEAIIRAVLSQAENIDVLIVDDNSPDLTGLKVKELQKEFYSRLFLETRKEKAGLGTAYIHGFKWSLERAYDYIFEMDADFSHNPNDILRLYEACKEQNAHMAIGSRYVKGVNVVNWPMARVLMSYFASKYVRLITGMKIHDATAGFVCYKRHVLESIDLNKVKFIGYAFQIEMKFKAYIKNFKIAEVPVIFTDRTKGESKLSSGIISEAIFGVISMKLKSLFKK
- a CDS encoding DUF4271 domain-containing protein; protein product: MLRHIVSNELFTILMVIGLVVVAAAKLTAPKRFDDFVLVLGNDKYLKIYSREQKFFDKFDALLFTNLVLSVLVFCFIGMRHIKEHYQLSMDDMFKLLVGIAVFILIKVLAERLIGSLFEIDKLIDQYIFHKISFKNYLGLILLPINALLLFSFTPNTSLIYGIIILLLILNIVGLTSSFKEHQSLIKHNIFYFILYLCALEIAPYVILYKVFIDK
- a CDS encoding uroporphyrinogen-III synthase, with translation MKVKTILVSQPEPKVENSPYFDLQEKQRVKIDFRPFIHVEGVPAKEVRQQKVDLSKYTAIILTSRNAVDHFFRVAKEMRFKVPDTLKYFCQSEAVAYYLQKYVVYRKRKIYVGKRTFAELSPLIKKYKDEKFLLPNTDKVKPEVPNTLDALGVDWKQATFYKTVVSDLSDLENVTYDVLVFFSPSGIESLFQNFPDFKQNNTRIAVFGNTTIKAVEEKGLRVDIAAPTPETPSMTMALEKYIEKVNKGK